The following coding sequences lie in one Lolium perenne isolate Kyuss_39 chromosome 2, Kyuss_2.0, whole genome shotgun sequence genomic window:
- the LOC127333292 gene encoding phospholipase A I codes for MSSWGLGWKRSSEIFHLTLDYGDFAEDDPDQDPSSPPPQSPTFSPTATANGDLGFRIELDWSAADDEDQVALRLQSQLMVALPPPHDAVSVDLRPDNDNDKVAVEMRVVRRREALRSVRVARALGSTQSTGDGAVVLARLIRSNLAPAPAADGAVAAGVPVLADHWRSVTALSLCNCGLMVLPVELTRLPFLEKLYVDNNKLSVLPPEVGELKNLKVLTVDNNMLVSVPVELRQCVLLEELSLEHNKLVRPLLDFRSVPKLRVLRLFGNPLEFLPEILPLHNLRHLTLANIRIDALESLKSVTVQIETENYSYFIAARHKLSAFFSLVFRFSSCHHPLLASALAKIMEDHSNQVAISKEENAVRQLISMISSDNRHVVEQACLALSSLASDISSAMQLIKCDIMKPIEAVLKSFDDEELVSVLQVVVTLTFVSDLVAQKMLRKDVLKSLKALCAHKNSEVQRLSLFAVGNLAFCLETRRTLIHSESLRDLLIRSTFSQEKRVSKAAARALAILGENENLRRAIRGRPVAKKGLRILSMDGGGMKGLATVQMLKQIEQGTGKRIHEMFDLICGTSTGGMLAMALGIKQMNMDQCEEIYTKLGKLVFAEPVPKDESATWKEKLDQLFKSSSQSFRVVVHGSKHSADQFERLLKEMCADDDGDLLIESSVKGIPKVFVVSTLVSAMPAQPYIFRNYQYPPGTLEISPGMAESPCIGAVGTAVSGAPVGIKRGAFMGSCKHQLWEAIRASSAAPYYLDDYSDDVNRWQDGAIVANNPTIFAIREAQLLWPDTRIDCLVSIGCGSVPTKSRRGGWRYLDTGQVLIESACSVERVEETLDTLIPMLPEMQYFRFNPVDDRCGMELDETDPAVWLKLEAATEEYIQKNLQDFKNVCELLVPRYQEQEKSSGIIKSLSFSRLSSSNSGLSESNPTLGWRRVVLLVEASFNPDFGKKINHTRSLEAFCSQNGIRLTLMNSTSGFGKPTTALPTPITSPLFTGSFPSSPLLYSPDGTQRLGRIDQVPLLSLDGHPTTKSSPPTSPVKSWQPSGHVRSLYDKLQNMPQVGVIHLALQNDSTGSILSWQNDVFVVAEPGELADKFLQCVKASLSTMLHGCKRKGAYSVSKISCLSELVAEWPSFEIGGIHHRYIGRQTQVMEDNQEIGAYMFRRTVPACHMSPEDVRWMVGAWRERIIVCSGKYGLAHGLAKAFVDSGAKAVISSSVEPPDSQAIAYHGMDVNGNLENGKFVIGDDDADESEPEPVSPISDWEDSDAEKNGEINKDIDDEEYLAQFICLLYDKLFREGVTVDTALQQALRAHPRLKYICHLPYVCS; via the exons ATGTCGTCGTGGGGCCTGGGCTGGAAGCGCAGCTCCGAGATCTTCCACCTCACCCTCGACTACGGCGACTTCGCCGAGGACGACCCCGATCAGGACCCCTCCTCGCCCCCGCCGCAGTCCCCCACCTTCTCGCCCACCGCCACCGCCAACGGCGACCTCGGCTTCCGCATCGAGCTCGACTGGTCCGCCGCCGACGACGAGGACCAGGTCGCGCTGCGCCTCCAGTCACAGCTCATGGTCGCGCTGCCCCCGCCCCACGACGCCGTCTCCGTCGATCTCAGGCCCGACAACGACAACGACAAGGTCGCCGTCGAGATGCGGGTCGTCAGGAGGCGGGAGGCGCTGCGCTCCGTTCGGGTCGCGCGGGCGCTCGGCTCCACGCAGAGCACAGGCGACGGCGCCGTGGTTCTCGCGCGGCTCATCAGATCCAACCTCGCGCCCGCGCCCGCTGCCGATGGAGCCGTCGCCGCGGGCGTGCCCGTGCTTGCCGACCACTGGCGCTCCGTCACAGCGCTCAGCCTCTGCAACTGCGGCCTCATG GTGCTTCCGGTTGAATTGACCCGTCTTCCATTTCTTGAgaaactttatgttgacaacaatAAATTGTCAGTTTTACCACCTGAAGTTGGTGAATTGAAGAACTTGAAAGTGCTTACCGTTGACAACAACATGCTAGTTTCTGTTCCTG TAGAACTGCGGCAGTGCGTTTTGCTGGAGGAATTATCACTAGAACACAATAAGCTTGTCCGCCCATTATTGGATTTCAG ATCAGTGCCTAAGCTCCGCGTATTGCGCTTGTTTGGGAATCCCCTAGAGTTTCTTCCAGAAATCTTGCCGCTGCACAACCTTAGGCATCTCACACTTGCAAATATTAGAATTGACGCACTGGAAAGTCTTAAGTCTGTCACTGTGCAAATAGAG ACCGAGAATTATTCCTACTTCATTGCAGCCAGGCACAAACTTAGTGCCTTCTTTTCGCTTGTTTTCCGGTTCTCTTCCTGTCACCATCCTTTGCTGGCTTCTGCTTTGGCCAAAATAATGGAAGATCATAGCAATCAAGTTGCCATTAGCAAAGAAGAAAATGCTGTCAGGCAGCTTATCAGCATGATAAGCAGCGATAATCGTCACGTG GTTGAGCAAGCATGCCTTGCTCTTTCGTCACTAGCATCAGATATTTCATCAGCAATGCAGCTGATTAAGTGTGATATTATGAAGCCTATAGAAGCTGTGCTGAAATCATTTGATGACGAAGAATTAGTATCAGTATTACAAGTTGTGGTCACGTTAACTTTTGTTTCTGATCTTGTTGCTCAAAAGATGTTGAGAAAAGATGTGCTCAAGTCACTGAAAGCACTTTGTGcacacaagaactctgag GTGCAACGCTTATCTCTATTTGCAGTTGGCAATTTGGCTTTCTGCTTGGAGACTCGTCGCACCCTTATACACTCTGAAAGTTTGCGTGACCTTTTAATTCGCTCTACTTTTTCACAAGAGAAGCGTGTCAGCAAGGCAGCTGCACGTGCCCTGGCAATTCTAG GGGAGAACGAGAACTTGCGCCGGGCAATAAGAGGGAGGCCAGTTGCAAAGAAGGGTCTGCGTATTCTTTCAATGGATGGTGGTGGCATGAAGGGCCTTGCAACTGTTCAAATGCTTAAACAAATAGAACAAGGAACAGGGAAACGCATACATGAAATGTTTGATCTCATATGTGGTACATCGACAGGTGGCATGCTTGCGATGGCTCTTGGAATCAAGCAGATGAATATGGATCAGTGTGAAGAAATATACACAAAACTTG GGAAACTTGTATTTGCTGAACCTGTCCCTAAGGACGAATCTGCTACATGGAAGGAGAAGCTGGATCAACTTTTCAAAAGTTCGTCACAGAGTTTTAGAGTGGTTGTACATGGTTCAAAG CACAGCGCAGATCAATTTGAGAGGTTACTAAAGGAAATGTGTGCTGACGATGATGGTGACCTCCTAATAGAGTCTTCTGTGAAAGGCATTCCGAAGGTTTTTGTTGTATCCACTTTAGTCAGTGCCATGCCTGCCCAACCATATATATTTCGGAACTATCAG TATCCACCTGGCACTCTGGAGATATCACCAGGAATGGCAGAAAGTCCATGCATTGGCGCAGTTGGAACGGCTGTTTCTGGTGCACCAGTTGGTATTAAACGTGGTGCTTTTATGGGGAGCTGCAAGCATCAGTTATGGGAAGCCATAAGAGCATCATCTGCAGCTCCATATTATCTGGATGATTACTCTGATG ATGTAAATCGCTGGCAAGACGGAGCTATTGTAGCGAACAATCCCACAATCTTCGCGATAAGAGAGGCGCAACTTTTGTGGCCTGATACGAGAATCGATTGCCTAGTTTCAATAGGGTGTGGGTCAGTTCCAACTAAG AGTCGACGGGGTGGATGGCGCTACTTGGATACAGGGCAGGTTTTAATAGAAAGTGCATGCTCAGTGGAGAGAGTGGAAGAAACTTTGGATACGCTGATTCCTATGCTTCCTGAAATGCAATATTTCCGTTTTAATCCAG TTGATGATCGGTGTGGCATGGAGCTAGATGAGACTGATCCTGCTGTATGGCTTAAGTTGGAGGCTGCAACAGAAGAGTACATTCAGAAAAATTTACAGGATTTCAAGAATGTTTGTGAGCTTTTAGTTCCAAGATATCAAGAGCAAGAGAAGTCTTCTGGAATCATCAAATCCCTGTCATTTTCAAGATTGAGTTCATCAAATTCAG GTCTAAGTGAAAGTAATCCTACATTAGGATGGAGGCGTGTGGTTTTACTTGTAGAGGCTTCATTCAATCCTGATTTTGGAAAGAAAATAAATCATACCCGTTCGCTTGAAGCATTCTGCTCCCAGAATGGTATTAGGCTTACTCTAATGAATAGCACGTCTGGATTTGGAAAACCAACTACTGCACTTCCAACTCCAATTACCTCTCCCTTGTTTACTGGGAGTTTTCCATCTAGTCCACTTCTATATAGTCCTGACGGCACTCAACGACTTGGTCGAATCGACCAAGTTCCGCTGCTTAGCCTGGATGGTCACCCAACTACAAAGTCCTCACCACCAACATCACCAGTAAAGTCATGGCAGCCATCTGGACATGTTCGTTCATTGTATGATAAGCTGCAAAATATGCCTCAAGTTGGTGTGATACACCTAGCTCTTCAAAATGATTCAACTGGTTCAATATTGAG CTGGCAGAATGATGTATTTGTAGTTGCCGAACCAGGGGAACTTGCAGACAAATTTCTGCAGTGTGTGAAAGCAAGCTTGTCTACCATGCTGCATGGGTGTAAGAGAAAGGGTGCATATTCGGTCTCAAAGATTTCATGTTTATCTGAGTTGGTTGCAGAATGGCCGTCGTTTGAAATTGGTGGGATACATCACCGCTACATAGGGCGCCAAACACAA GTAATGGAAGATAACCAAGAAATTGGTGCCTATATGTTCAGGAGGACAGTGCCTGCTTGTCACATGTCACCCGAAGATGTTCGTTGGATG GTTGGAGCATGGAGGGAGAGGATTATTGTGTGCAGTGGTAAGTATGGCCTTGCCCATGGCCTTGCGAAGGCATTCGTGGATTCTGGTGCCAAAGCAGTCATTTCATCATCTGTCGAGCCTCCAGATTCCCAGGCAATTGCATACCACGGGATGGATGTTAATGGAAACCTAGAGAATGGGAAGTTtgtcattggggatgatgatgctGATGAGTCCGAGCCTGAACCTGTTAGCCCTATAAGTGACTGGGAAGACAGTGATGCTGAGAAAAACGGTGAAATCAACAAAGATATTGATGATGAGGAGTACCTGGCTCAGTTTATCTGCCTCTTATATGACAAGCTGTTCCGCGAGGGTGTCACAGTGGACACCGCTCTTCAACAAGCACTCCGCGCACATCCTAGGTTGAAGTACATTTGCCATTTGCCTTATGTTTGTAGTTAG
- the LOC127333293 gene encoding protein LHCP TRANSLOCATION DEFECT gives MASIPCTIQLATRTASSSTRWKSPRATQGGGGAAPRTPLPAPRMQGWSLPSKVAPARGSWRVGFFKFGNKDAEGAGIYGSQGRDDFDRDDVEQYFNYMGMLAVEGTYDKMEALLNENIHPVDILLLLAASEGDLPKIEEVLKAGAKYDVKDADGRTALDRANPEVREFITGFATAKA, from the exons ATGGCCTCCATCCCGTGCACCATCCAGCTGGCGACCAGGACGGCGTCTTCGTCGACGAGGTGGAAGTCGCCGCGGGCGACGCAGGGAGGGGGAGGAGCAGCGCCGAGGACGCCGCTGCCGGCGCCGAGGATGCAAGGGTGGTCGCTGCCGAGCAAGGTGGCGCCGGCGAGGGGGAGCTGGAGGGTGGGGTTCTTCAAGTTCGGGAACAAGGACGCGGAGGGCGCCGGCATCTACGGCAGCCAGGGCAGGGACGACTTCGACCGCGACGACGTCGAGCAG TACTTCAACTACATGGGGATGCTGGCGGTGGAAGGCACCTACGACAAGATGGAGGCGCTGCTGAACGAGAACATCCACCCGGTGGACATCCTGCTGCTGCTGGCAGCCTCCGAGGGCGACTTGCCCAAGATCGAGGAGGTGCTCAAGGCCGGCGCCAAGTACGACGTCAAGGACGCCGACGGGAGGACGGCGCTGGACCGGGCCAACCCCGAGGTCAGGGAGTTCATCACCGGCTTCGCCACGGCCAAGGCCTGA